In Comamonadaceae bacterium OTU4NAUVB1, one DNA window encodes the following:
- a CDS encoding lysylphosphatidylglycerol synthase domain-containing protein, which yields MTTKQAATWPTRLAPAWPVLWKHVRRWGPLVFGVVVFGLLVSQAHRIDWSGAWQALKGYEPLFLLKVLGLATVSHALYACFDLVGRRHTGHRLPRLLTWCIALASYGFTLNLGSLIGGVATRARLYLRAGLDEVTIAQIVGVSVATNWMGYALVAGGLFAAGAIRPPPQIPLSPAAFQAIGFAMLALAGVYVVACALARGRVWRVRRRDIHLPSPGLALVQLAVSAVNWSLMGAAMYLLLNGRVPYATTLSVLLAASIIGVLTPVPAGLGVLEAVYLALLSGSVPQGTLMGAVLAYRALYYVVPLGGAIALYLGLERRLAKRSDPGGPRTGATAQTGDRTA from the coding sequence ATGACGACCAAGCAAGCAGCGACATGGCCGACCCGGCTGGCACCGGCATGGCCCGTGCTGTGGAAACACGTCCGCCGCTGGGGACCCCTGGTCTTCGGCGTGGTCGTCTTCGGGCTCCTGGTCTCCCAGGCGCACCGGATCGACTGGTCCGGCGCCTGGCAGGCCCTCAAGGGGTACGAGCCCCTGTTCCTGCTGAAGGTCCTCGGCCTGGCGACCGTCAGCCACGCGCTGTACGCCTGCTTCGATCTGGTGGGCCGGCGCCACACCGGCCACCGGCTGCCGCGCCTGCTGACCTGGTGCATCGCGCTGGCGAGCTACGGCTTCACCCTCAACCTGGGTTCGCTCATCGGCGGCGTCGCCACCCGGGCGCGCCTCTACCTGCGCGCCGGCCTGGACGAGGTCACCATCGCGCAGATCGTCGGCGTGAGCGTGGCGACCAACTGGATGGGCTATGCCCTGGTGGCCGGCGGCCTGTTCGCCGCCGGCGCCATCCGCCCGCCCCCGCAGATCCCGCTGAGTCCCGCGGCCTTCCAGGCGATCGGCTTCGCCATGCTGGCCCTGGCCGGCGTCTACGTCGTCGCGTGCGCGCTGGCCCGGGGCCGGGTCTGGCGCGTGCGCCGGCGCGACATCCACCTGCCCTCGCCCGGGCTCGCGCTGGTGCAGCTGGCCGTGTCGGCCGTCAACTGGTCGCTGATGGGCGCGGCGATGTACCTGCTCCTGAACGGGCGGGTGCCGTACGCGACCACCCTGAGCGTGCTGCTGGCGGCCTCGATCATCGGCGTGCTGACGCCGGTTCCCGCCGGCCTGGGCGTGCTGGAGGCCGTCTACCTCGCCCTGCTCTCGGGCAGCGTCCCGCAGGGCACGCTGATGGGCGCCGTGCTGGCCTACCGGGCGCTCTACTACGTGGTGCCGCTGGGCGGCGCCATCGCGCTCTACCTCGGCCTCGAACGCCGCCTGGCGAAGCGGTCCGACCCCGGCGGCCCACGCACCGGCGCCACGGCGCAGACAGGCGACCGGACCGCCTGA